Proteins from one Flammeovirgaceae bacterium genomic window:
- the purB gene encoding adenylosuccinate lyase, with translation MSIQPLKAISPIDGRYAGTTAPLNQYFSEQALMKYRVLVEIEYFIALCEGGLPELAAFPSSKIGALRSLYINFSDENALEIKRTEKTTNHDVKAVEYFVKQEFDKLGLGEYKEFIHFGLTSQDVNNTATPLLLKEFLTKEFLPKLNGTVKLLEGQSIAWREVPMLARTHGQPASPTRLGKEMEVFVARLRNQLVQLSRVPYSAKFGGATGNFNAHHVAYPDIDWIDFGNRFVSGYLGLERSHPTTQIEHYDNMAALFDNLKRINTILIDYCRDVWQYISMNYFKQKINEGEVGSSAMPHKVNPIDFENAEGNLGLANALFEHLAAKLPISRLQRDLTDSTVLRNIGVPLAHSYLSLHSLERGINKLELNKAAIDHDLDENWAVVAEAIQTILRKEGYPNPYEALKGLTRKNSKVTRDTIHAFVEALEVKEEVKKRLKGITPFNYTGL, from the coding sequence ATGTCCATTCAACCCCTCAAAGCCATATCCCCCATAGATGGCCGGTATGCAGGCACCACCGCCCCGCTGAACCAATACTTCTCCGAGCAAGCCCTGATGAAGTACAGGGTACTGGTGGAAATTGAATATTTTATTGCCTTGTGCGAAGGTGGCCTGCCGGAACTGGCGGCATTCCCTTCCAGCAAAATAGGGGCCCTGCGCTCGCTGTACATAAACTTTAGTGACGAAAATGCACTGGAAATCAAGCGCACGGAAAAAACCACCAATCACGATGTAAAAGCGGTTGAATATTTTGTCAAACAGGAGTTTGACAAGCTGGGCCTGGGGGAATACAAGGAATTTATCCACTTTGGCCTCACCTCCCAGGACGTCAACAACACGGCCACGCCCCTGCTCCTCAAGGAGTTCCTCACCAAAGAATTCTTGCCCAAGCTCAATGGTACCGTAAAGTTACTGGAAGGCCAGTCCATCGCCTGGCGCGAGGTGCCCATGCTGGCGCGCACCCACGGCCAGCCCGCTTCCCCGACACGGCTGGGCAAGGAGATGGAAGTGTTTGTGGCCAGGCTAAGGAACCAACTCGTACAACTCAGCCGTGTCCCTTACAGCGCCAAGTTCGGGGGCGCCACGGGAAATTTTAACGCCCACCACGTTGCCTACCCCGACATCGACTGGATCGACTTTGGCAACCGCTTTGTGTCGGGCTATTTGGGCCTGGAAAGGAGCCATCCCACCACCCAGATAGAGCACTACGACAATATGGCTGCCCTGTTCGACAACCTCAAGCGCATCAACACCATCCTGATCGACTATTGCCGCGATGTATGGCAATACATTTCCATGAATTATTTCAAACAAAAAATCAACGAGGGGGAGGTGGGCTCCTCTGCCATGCCCCACAAAGTCAACCCCATTGATTTTGAAAATGCGGAAGGCAACCTGGGCCTCGCCAATGCCCTCTTTGAGCACCTAGCGGCCAAGTTGCCCATCTCCCGGCTGCAACGCGACCTCACCGACTCCACGGTGTTAAGGAACATCGGGGTACCGTTGGCCCATAGTTACCTCTCCCTGCATTCCCTCGAAAGGGGCATCAACAAACTTGAGTTGAACAAAGCGGCCATTGACCACGACCTTGATGAAAACTGGGCCGTGGTGGCCGAGGCCATACAGACCATCCTGAGAAAAGAAGGATATCCCAATCCCTACGAGGCGCTGAAAGGCCTGACCCGCAAGAACAGTAAAGTCACCCGGGACACCATTCACGCTTTTGTGGAAGCGTTGGAGGTGAAAGAGGAAGTAAAAAAAAGGTTGAAAGGCATCACCCCTTTTAACTACACCGGCCTGTAA
- a CDS encoding ferredoxin--NADP reductase yields MAFGFFKKSKEKKAEAPHGPHYHELTVNDIIEETKDAITIVFDHPGEKKITYRSGQFLTLIVPMEGKDVRRAYSLCSSPFVDENLAVTVKRVDNGLMSNYLPDHLKKGDKVKIMEPMGQFVTKYDKGNKRHLILFAGGSGITPMMSIIKSILNQEPESIISLIYCNRDIDSIIFKDHLEKMQTTYEGRLHVIHVLDNAPMNWQGYSGLLNGEMLAKLVERIPDWGIDKTTYLMCGPEGMMKNVDALLAARDIPKGKIFKESFVQGTIDKETRKEEVATAEEEIKTRMVTIRYDGEEYKVEVPPDKFILETALDMGIDLPYSCQSGLCTACRGKLLSGKVKMDEDEGLSQSEKDEGYILNCVGHPLTDDVVIEIG; encoded by the coding sequence ATGGCATTTGGATTTTTTAAGAAAAGCAAGGAAAAAAAAGCGGAGGCCCCTCACGGGCCACATTACCATGAACTGACGGTAAACGATATCATAGAAGAAACCAAAGATGCCATTACCATCGTTTTTGACCATCCGGGAGAAAAGAAAATAACCTACCGCTCCGGGCAGTTCCTTACCCTCATTGTTCCCATGGAGGGCAAAGACGTGAGAAGGGCCTACTCCCTCTGCTCCTCGCCTTTTGTGGACGAAAACCTCGCAGTGACGGTAAAGCGTGTCGACAACGGATTGATGTCCAATTACCTTCCTGACCACCTGAAGAAAGGGGACAAGGTAAAAATCATGGAGCCGATGGGCCAGTTTGTGACCAAATACGACAAAGGGAACAAAAGGCACCTTATCCTTTTTGCCGGAGGATCGGGGATTACCCCCATGATGTCGATCATTAAAAGCATATTGAACCAGGAGCCCGAAAGCATCATTTCCCTGATCTATTGCAACAGGGACATCGACAGTATTATTTTCAAGGACCACCTGGAGAAAATGCAAACCACCTATGAGGGGCGTTTGCACGTCATTCATGTGCTGGACAATGCACCAATGAACTGGCAGGGGTATTCGGGCCTGCTTAACGGGGAGATGCTGGCCAAATTGGTGGAACGTATTCCGGATTGGGGCATTGACAAGACCACCTATTTGATGTGCGGCCCTGAGGGGATGATGAAAAACGTTGACGCCCTGTTGGCGGCCAGGGATATTCCCAAAGGGAAAATATTCAAGGAAAGTTTTGTGCAGGGCACCATCGACAAGGAAACCAGGAAAGAGGAGGTGGCCACCGCTGAGGAAGAAATAAAAACCAGGATGGTCACCATCCGGTACGATGGGGAAGAATATAAAGTGGAGGTGCCCCCCGATAAGTTCATTCTGGAGACGGCCCTGGACATGGGCATTGACCTGCCGTACTCTTGCCAAAGCGGCCTTTGCACGGCATGCCGTGGAAAACTGTTGTCCGGAAAAGTAAAAATGGACGAAGACGAAGGCCTTTCCCAGTCCGAAAAAGATGAAGGCTATATCTTAAACTGTGTGGGCCACCCGCTTACCGATGATGTGGTCATTGAGATAGGATAA
- the mdh gene encoding malate dehydrogenase: protein MKITVVGAGNVGATCADVLAYREIANEIVLVDIKEGLAEGKALDIWQKAPINQYDSRTIGSTNDYSKSAGSDVVVITSGLPRKPGMSRDDLIGTNAGIVKSVTENVVKHSPEAIIIIVSNPLDVMTYQAHLTSRFPRTRVMGMAGILDTARYRAFLAEALDISPKEIQAVLMGGHGDTMVPLPRYTTVAGIPVTELIAEDKLNAIIERTKKGGGELVKLMGTSAWYAPGAAAAQMAEAIVKDQRRVFPVCVKLEGEYGINDCYLGVPVVLGKNGIEKIIELDLNEGEKAMLETSRQHVKEVMEVLEKLG from the coding sequence ATGAAAATTACCGTTGTAGGCGCTGGAAACGTGGGTGCTACTTGTGCCGATGTATTGGCGTACCGTGAAATTGCCAATGAAATTGTACTTGTGGACATAAAAGAGGGACTGGCCGAAGGCAAGGCGTTGGACATCTGGCAAAAAGCCCCGATCAACCAATACGACAGCCGTACGATAGGTTCTACCAACGACTATTCCAAATCTGCCGGGTCGGACGTGGTCGTGATCACCTCTGGCCTGCCGCGCAAGCCCGGCATGAGCCGGGACGATTTGATAGGCACCAATGCGGGCATCGTAAAATCCGTTACCGAAAATGTGGTAAAACATTCACCGGAAGCCATCATCATAATCGTGTCCAACCCCCTGGACGTAATGACCTACCAGGCCCACCTTACCTCCAGGTTTCCCCGGACCAGGGTAATGGGCATGGCCGGTATTTTGGACACCGCACGCTACCGTGCATTTTTGGCCGAGGCGTTGGATATTTCCCCTAAGGAAATCCAGGCGGTTTTGATGGGAGGCCATGGCGACACCATGGTGCCACTGCCCCGGTACACCACCGTTGCAGGCATCCCCGTGACGGAGTTAATCGCGGAAGATAAATTGAACGCCATTATAGAGCGGACAAAAAAGGGCGGGGGCGAACTGGTAAAATTGATGGGCACCTCAGCATGGTATGCCCCTGGGGCGGCAGCCGCACAAATGGCGGAAGCCATTGTGAAGGACCAGAGGCGGGTATTCCCCGTGTGCGTGAAGTTGGAGGGGGAGTATGGCATCAACGACTGTTACCTGGGCGTGCCCGTGGTGCTGGGGAAGAACGGAATTGAGAAAATAATCGAGTTGGACCTGAACGAAGGCGAAAAGGCCATGCTCGAAACTAGCCGCCAGCACGTAAAGGAAGTAATGGAGGTATTGGAGAAGTTGGGGTAG
- a CDS encoding DNA-directed RNA polymerase subunit omega: MANVTPSITTRDIDKIIAPTGNIYESVVIISQRARQIAVNIKEELNAKLAEFATTVDNLEEVFENREQIEISKFYERMPKPTTIATEEFLEGKLNFRMRSDTEALPE, translated from the coding sequence ATGGCCAACGTAACACCATCCATTACTACCCGCGACATTGACAAGATCATTGCCCCTACAGGCAATATTTATGAATCGGTAGTGATCATTTCGCAGCGTGCCCGTCAGATTGCTGTAAATATCAAAGAAGAGCTGAATGCAAAGCTTGCGGAGTTTGCCACCACGGTGGACAACCTGGAAGAGGTATTTGAAAACCGTGAACAAATTGAAATTTCCAAGTTTTACGAGCGCATGCCCAAACCCACCACTATCGCCACGGAAGAGTTCCTGGAGGGCAAGCTGAATTTCCGCATGCGCAGCGATACCGAGGCCCTCCCCGAATAA
- a CDS encoding helix-turn-helix transcriptional regulator translates to MSKLFDSIDVNDEIRRFVDNSFEVVDQIHAILERQGKNQRDLAQLLGKNESEVSKWLTGTHNFTLKSISKIEVVLGEKIITTPMTSQKEFFLMLERSTKIQESKSFLYQKISLRALHTKYMVVSAPSSVKEPKGISFPLVA, encoded by the coding sequence ATGAGTAAATTATTTGATTCAATTGATGTAAATGATGAGATCAGGCGATTTGTTGATAATTCATTTGAGGTGGTTGATCAGATTCACGCTATACTGGAGCGCCAGGGGAAAAATCAGCGTGATCTAGCACAACTGTTGGGTAAAAATGAATCGGAAGTAAGTAAGTGGCTTACAGGTACCCACAACTTTACCCTAAAAAGTATTAGTAAAATTGAAGTAGTGTTAGGGGAAAAGATCATTACAACACCAATGACTTCGCAGAAAGAATTTTTTTTAATGCTTGAGAGGTCAACCAAAATCCAGGAATCAAAGAGCTTCTTGTATCAAAAAATTTCATTGAGGGCTTTACACACCAAATATATGGTTGTTTCCGCCCCTAGCAGCGTAAAGGAGCCCAAAGGCATATCATTTCCGTTAGTCGCATGA
- a CDS encoding T9SS type A sorting domain-containing protein: protein MGLKLTIVLFVLCSLNVFGQRLELVNRGETSYQAQLGQVLKIPLKIKNTTDKPQFYIVRKVQGDLGGTQKGYFCFGDKCLEPGVDQFSKRIEPGQTIEGLYYTLETGLVTGQNNFKFEVFEQGHVAEALAHNVSVSVEERTEKSMVFQSRDITINDVYPNPVSNYAFIEYHLINDAIKANVIIHNILGMPMADYELPAFETSVKLSLENLAPGVYFYTLYLDKEGVLTRKLIVRK, encoded by the coding sequence ATGGGATTGAAGTTAACCATAGTGTTGTTTGTGCTGTGCAGCTTGAATGTGTTTGGGCAACGCCTTGAGCTTGTGAACCGGGGCGAAACCAGCTACCAGGCCCAACTGGGGCAGGTCTTGAAAATCCCATTAAAAATCAAAAACACTACTGACAAGCCGCAGTTTTATATCGTGCGGAAGGTGCAGGGCGACCTGGGGGGCACCCAAAAAGGCTATTTTTGCTTTGGCGACAAGTGTTTGGAGCCCGGTGTAGACCAATTTTCCAAACGCATAGAACCCGGGCAAACGATAGAGGGCCTTTACTATACCCTGGAAACCGGCCTGGTGACAGGCCAAAACAATTTCAAGTTTGAGGTTTTTGAGCAGGGGCACGTGGCTGAGGCCCTGGCCCACAACGTAAGCGTATCGGTAGAGGAGCGCACGGAAAAATCGATGGTCTTTCAATCCAGGGACATTACCATCAACGATGTGTACCCCAACCCCGTTTCCAACTATGCCTTCATTGAATACCACCTGATCAACGATGCCATAAAGGCAAATGTGATCATCCACAACATACTTGGCATGCCCATGGCCGATTATGAACTTCCTGCCTTTGAAACCAGCGTGAAGCTCTCATTGGAAAACCTCGCCCCTGGGGTCTATTTTTACACCCTCTACCTGGACAAAGAAGGGGTATTGACAAGAAAATTAATAGTTAGGAAATAG
- the bamD gene encoding outer membrane protein assembly factor BamD translates to MGVRKLLFHGLLAVIVGMGASCSKYRKIEKSQDWRVKYEAAQAYYEKEDYYHAALLFEQIRPVVRGLPEGEKVEFLLAYCQYYERTYLLAAAQFKSFYETYGRSAQAEEAHFMYAYSQYMAAPSYNLDQTSGMEAMAAMQTFINQYPNSGFVEKATQVIEESQQKLERKGFESAKLYLKIKRYKAAIIAFDSFRESFPDSHFMEEVAFLKVEAQFKLAEQSLPSLQKDRYSAVIEFYTELVDNYPQSPFLKEAEKYYSQSITKVNQYKTNNS, encoded by the coding sequence ATGGGGGTTAGAAAGTTGTTATTCCACGGTCTTTTGGCGGTTATCGTTGGTATGGGCGCATCCTGCAGCAAATACCGGAAAATCGAAAAAAGCCAGGACTGGAGGGTAAAATACGAAGCGGCACAGGCCTATTACGAAAAAGAAGACTATTACCACGCTGCCCTGCTGTTCGAGCAGATACGCCCGGTGGTACGGGGGTTGCCGGAAGGCGAGAAAGTGGAGTTCCTGCTGGCCTATTGCCAGTATTATGAAAGGACTTATTTGCTGGCGGCTGCCCAGTTCAAATCCTTTTACGAAACCTACGGGCGCAGTGCCCAGGCCGAAGAAGCACATTTTATGTATGCCTATTCACAGTATATGGCCGCCCCCTCTTACAACCTTGACCAAACCAGCGGTATGGAAGCAATGGCCGCCATGCAAACTTTTATCAATCAATACCCCAACAGCGGGTTTGTGGAAAAGGCCACCCAGGTAATTGAAGAAAGCCAGCAAAAGCTTGAGAGAAAAGGTTTTGAAAGTGCGAAACTTTACCTCAAAATCAAGCGTTACAAGGCTGCCATTATCGCCTTCGATTCTTTTAGGGAAAGTTTCCCTGATTCCCATTTTATGGAGGAAGTGGCATTTTTGAAAGTGGAGGCGCAATTCAAGTTGGCCGAACAAAGTTTGCCCAGCCTACAGAAAGACCGCTACTCCGCGGTCATAGAATTTTATACGGAATTGGTGGACAACTACCCACAGAGCCCTTTTTTGAAGGAAGCCGAAAAGTATTATTCACAGAGCATAACAAAAGTCAATCAATACAAAACAAACAATTCATAA
- a CDS encoding Organic solvent tolerance protein OstA, producing the protein MRNPLIVCVLLLFLVSLQAVGQRRVKLKRADNLYGSVKDGKRYDRLVGNVVFVQNKTTIYCDSAHFFKSDNRVDAFGKIHITEGDSIDVTSLGLSYDGDQKIAHLRKNVVFTKLGLATLHTDYLDYYRNQNEARYFNGGKLVDSTNVLTSRKGYYDINTNTASFKGNVVGVNKEYTMESDTLQYNSKSKTIFFRDRTTITDKEGGVAVYETGFYDTNKKLSSLYYGEIETPSYKITGDRYFLNDLKKTYKAKGKVVMTSKEENMIIYGDDGDYDRGKGITKVYGHAYLAKVTDQADTLFLSADTLVSIESPDPQKKKLLAYNNVKIFKADLQGKADSLVYVAHDSTLYFFNDPVLWTDENQMTADSIRMLITNKTIDRIFLIDNSFVVAQDSLSHFNQIKGRKMTAFFKEKAINHVDVDGNGESVYFALQETKNEAAPDSLGMAKPTVVMMGMNKIICSNMKINFKAGKVNNISFYVQPDASFIPPSELEEGEKKLRGFTWRIGEKPEKSDVVKSKKDL; encoded by the coding sequence ATGCGCAACCCCTTAATTGTTTGTGTTTTGCTCCTCTTTTTGGTTTCCCTTCAGGCCGTGGGCCAGCGAAGGGTAAAACTAAAACGGGCCGACAACCTGTATGGCAGTGTAAAAGACGGCAAGCGGTACGACAGGCTGGTGGGGAACGTGGTTTTTGTCCAGAACAAGACCACGATTTATTGTGATTCGGCCCATTTTTTTAAGTCGGACAACCGGGTGGATGCTTTTGGCAAAATCCATATTACCGAAGGCGACTCCATCGATGTCACCTCCCTGGGGCTGTCGTACGATGGCGACCAAAAGATCGCCCACCTGAGGAAGAACGTGGTGTTCACCAAACTGGGGCTGGCCACCCTGCACACCGATTACCTTGACTACTACCGCAACCAAAATGAAGCCCGCTATTTCAACGGGGGCAAGCTGGTGGACAGCACCAACGTGCTCACCAGCCGTAAAGGCTATTACGACATCAACACCAACACGGCCTCATTCAAGGGCAATGTGGTGGGCGTGAACAAAGAGTACACCATGGAATCGGACACGCTGCAGTACAACTCCAAATCAAAAACCATCTTCTTCCGCGACCGCACCACCATTACGGACAAAGAGGGGGGGGTGGCCGTTTATGAAACCGGCTTCTACGACACCAACAAAAAATTGTCGTCACTTTATTATGGGGAAATAGAAACCCCATCCTACAAGATCACGGGGGACCGCTATTTCCTCAACGATTTAAAAAAAACCTATAAGGCCAAAGGCAAGGTAGTGATGACTTCCAAAGAGGAAAACATGATCATCTATGGTGACGATGGCGACTACGATCGTGGCAAAGGCATTACCAAGGTATATGGACATGCCTACCTGGCCAAGGTCACCGACCAGGCCGATACCCTGTTTCTTTCTGCCGATACGCTGGTCTCCATCGAAAGCCCGGACCCTCAGAAAAAGAAGCTGCTGGCCTACAACAATGTGAAGATTTTCAAAGCAGACCTGCAGGGCAAGGCCGACTCCCTGGTGTATGTGGCCCACGACTCCACCCTGTATTTCTTCAACGACCCGGTATTGTGGACCGATGAAAACCAGATGACGGCAGACTCCATCAGGATGCTTATCACCAACAAAACCATTGACCGTATCTTTCTAATCGACAATTCATTTGTTGTCGCCCAGGACTCCTTGTCGCACTTCAACCAGATCAAAGGGAGGAAAATGACGGCTTTCTTTAAAGAAAAGGCCATCAACCATGTGGATGTGGACGGTAATGGCGAAAGCGTGTATTTCGCGTTGCAGGAAACAAAAAATGAAGCCGCCCCGGACAGCCTGGGCATGGCAAAGCCCACCGTGGTGATGATGGGCATGAACAAAATCATCTGCAGCAACATGAAAATCAATTTCAAGGCGGGAAAGGTGAACAATATCAGTTTTTACGTTCAGCCGGACGCCTCCTTTATCCCCCCTTCGGAGTTGGAGGAAGGGGAAAAAAAACTCAGGGGCTTTACCTGGCGCATTGGGGAAAAACCTGAGAAAAGCGATGTAGTCAAGTCAAAAAAGGACTTGTAA
- the coaBC gene encoding bifunctional phosphopantothenoylcysteine decarboxylase/phosphopantothenate--cysteine ligase CoaBC — MFALKGRKVILGVTGSIAAYKAAILARLLVKAGAEVRVVMTETAKEFITPLTLSTLSKNPVLSKFTRNGTGEWNNHVELGLWADAIVIAPASANTLAKMAHGACDNLLLATYLSARCPVFVAPAMDLDMLQHPSTRQNLQILTGHGNHLIAPGHGDLASGLVGTGRMAEPEEIMERLSTFFSEKKKLSGKQALVTAGPTHEALDPVRFIGNNSSGKMGFAIAEALANEGARVTLVTGPTHLVHQHPGIERKNVTSAAEMYEACLGPFATADIAVFAAAVADYRPATMATQKIKKKDNGPTLQLVKTHDIAAELGQQKKKGQFTVGFALETENEEENALKKIAAKNFDLIVLNSLNDQGAGFGHDTNKIKLINKKGEIVEFSLKDKKEVASDIVNAIAQHYA; from the coding sequence ATTTTTGCCTTGAAAGGAAGGAAGGTCATCCTGGGGGTTACGGGCAGCATTGCCGCCTACAAAGCGGCCATCCTCGCCCGGCTATTGGTAAAGGCCGGTGCAGAGGTGAGGGTGGTCATGACGGAAACGGCCAAGGAATTTATAACCCCGTTGACCCTCTCCACGCTTTCAAAAAACCCTGTCCTCTCCAAATTTACACGAAACGGAACGGGGGAATGGAACAACCATGTGGAACTGGGGCTATGGGCCGATGCCATCGTCATAGCCCCTGCCAGCGCCAATACATTGGCGAAAATGGCCCATGGTGCGTGTGACAACCTATTGCTGGCCACCTATCTCTCGGCACGGTGCCCCGTTTTTGTGGCCCCGGCCATGGATCTCGACATGCTCCAACACCCTTCAACACGGCAAAATTTGCAAATACTGACAGGGCATGGCAACCACCTCATAGCCCCCGGCCATGGCGACCTGGCCAGTGGCCTGGTGGGTACCGGCAGGATGGCCGAGCCGGAAGAAATAATGGAACGCCTGTCCACCTTCTTCAGCGAAAAAAAAAAGCTTAGCGGAAAGCAGGCATTGGTAACGGCCGGGCCTACCCATGAGGCCCTGGACCCGGTGCGGTTTATCGGAAACAATTCCAGCGGCAAGATGGGGTTTGCCATAGCAGAAGCACTGGCCAATGAAGGCGCCAGGGTAACGCTGGTAACAGGGCCAACCCACCTGGTGCACCAACACCCCGGCATAGAAAGGAAAAACGTAACCTCCGCGGCAGAAATGTACGAGGCCTGCCTCGGCCCATTTGCCACAGCGGATATTGCCGTGTTCGCGGCAGCGGTTGCCGACTACAGGCCGGCCACCATGGCAACGCAAAAAATCAAAAAAAAAGATAACGGCCCCACCCTGCAACTGGTGAAAACCCACGACATTGCCGCTGAATTGGGCCAACAAAAAAAGAAAGGGCAGTTCACCGTTGGTTTTGCCCTGGAAACGGAAAACGAGGAAGAAAACGCATTAAAGAAAATAGCGGCCAAGAATTTTGATTTGATCGTGCTCAACTCCCTCAACGACCAGGGGGCAGGCTTTGGCCACGACACCAACAAAATCAAGTTAATCAACAAAAAAGGGGAAATTGTTGAATTTTCCCTGAAGGATAAGAAAGAAGTGGCGTCCGACATCGTTAATGCCATAGCCCAACATTATGCATAA
- a CDS encoding methyltransferase domain-containing protein, translated as MKKAISFLVRYVPRKYLQRVSGAGLKIMGVFYAGNTVSCPICGHHYRSFLPYGRTNPRPNALCPHCQSLERHRLIWLYLKEGTNFFTERLRVLHIAPEACFIKRFEAQHGQGYITADLESPLAKVKMDIHDMPFEANSFDVVLCNHVLEHVADDIRAMQEIYRVLKPGGWSLLQVPFFSPVPATTLEDATITSPKARERAFGQDDHVRKFGKDYPKRIGRSGLHAELNAFAAKLSPGQAHRHGIVGQEVLYIGRKPG; from the coding sequence GTGAAAAAGGCCATCTCCTTTTTGGTACGGTACGTTCCGCGCAAATACCTGCAACGGGTCAGCGGTGCAGGGCTCAAGATAATGGGGGTTTTTTATGCGGGAAATACGGTGTCCTGCCCTATATGCGGCCACCATTACCGCTCCTTTCTCCCCTACGGCAGGACCAACCCGCGGCCCAACGCACTTTGCCCCCACTGCCAATCCCTGGAAAGGCACCGGCTGATTTGGCTTTACCTAAAGGAAGGCACCAATTTTTTTACTGAACGCCTCCGCGTATTGCACATCGCGCCCGAAGCCTGTTTTATCAAACGTTTCGAAGCACAACATGGCCAGGGCTACATCACCGCAGACCTGGAATCGCCCCTGGCCAAAGTAAAGATGGACATCCACGACATGCCTTTTGAAGCCAATTCATTCGATGTGGTGCTTTGCAACCATGTGCTCGAACATGTGGCCGATGATATCAGGGCCATGCAGGAAATATACAGGGTGTTGAAGCCCGGTGGCTGGTCGCTCCTCCAGGTCCCCTTTTTTTCGCCCGTGCCGGCCACCACCCTTGAAGACGCCACCATTACCAGCCCTAAAGCACGCGAGCGGGCATTTGGCCAGGATGACCACGTAAGAAAATTTGGCAAAGACTACCCCAAAAGGATAGGCCGGTCGGGGCTGCATGCAGAGTTGAATGCATTTGCGGCTAAACTGTCCCCGGGGCAAGCCCACCGGCATGGCATCGTAGGGCAAGAGGTTTTGTATATAGGAAGGAAGCCGGGCTAA
- the tilS gene encoding tRNA lysidine(34) synthetase TilS: protein MQRQFEEHIASLCTPEQKVLLAVSGGVDSMVMLQLFHNAGYSIGVAHCNFKLRGMAADEDERFVRQTCARLNVPFHVKSFDTNNYAAAHGLSIQMAARALRYAWFYELMQEQGYPLVATAHHLNDNMETTLLHFIKGTGISGMKGIPQKNDKTIRPLLAFAKSELTAYAVSHKISWCEDASNEGDDYDRNFLRHEVIPRLKELNPSLEAAFKRTHNNLLGAAAIFNLGLSQLRGLFVAREGNTLRISQALARHMAFPEVALWELVKEYGFNHAQCAAAVAAAGQSGKIFLSRGHRLLIDREDWIVAPVPDGPNAVEVRENDKEVAMGVLKMSVERGDAIAFSKDAREATLDAGKVVFPLLWRKWREGDAFVPLGMGNKKKLSDFFIDNKVPRTEKDVATVLEANGEVIWVVGYRIDDRYKTTRQTREVLQFRVRPHL, encoded by the coding sequence ATGCAACGCCAATTTGAAGAACATATCGCCAGCCTGTGCACGCCCGAACAAAAGGTATTGCTGGCCGTGAGCGGTGGGGTGGACTCGATGGTGATGCTCCAGTTGTTCCATAATGCCGGGTATTCAATAGGGGTGGCACATTGCAACTTTAAATTGCGTGGCATGGCGGCTGACGAAGATGAGCGGTTTGTGCGGCAAACCTGTGCCCGGTTGAATGTGCCTTTTCATGTTAAGTCCTTTGACACCAATAATTATGCCGCGGCCCACGGCCTTTCCATTCAGATGGCGGCACGTGCGCTTCGCTACGCATGGTTTTATGAATTGATGCAGGAGCAGGGGTACCCGCTGGTGGCCACCGCCCACCACCTTAACGACAACATGGAAACCACCTTGCTCCATTTCATCAAGGGAACGGGCATAAGTGGGATGAAAGGCATCCCCCAAAAAAACGACAAGACCATCAGGCCTTTGTTGGCATTTGCCAAAAGCGAATTGACCGCCTATGCCGTCAGCCATAAAATTAGCTGGTGCGAAGATGCCTCCAACGAGGGCGATGACTACGATAGGAACTTCCTGCGCCACGAGGTTATCCCCAGGCTAAAGGAGCTCAACCCCTCTTTGGAAGCGGCTTTTAAAAGGACCCACAACAATTTGTTGGGGGCAGCCGCGATTTTCAACCTGGGGCTAAGCCAACTGCGCGGGCTATTTGTTGCACGGGAGGGAAATACGCTGCGCATCAGCCAGGCATTGGCCCGGCACATGGCCTTTCCCGAGGTGGCCCTCTGGGAACTGGTCAAGGAATACGGGTTTAACCACGCCCAGTGTGCCGCTGCCGTGGCGGCCGCAGGGCAATCGGGCAAAATATTCCTGTCCCGGGGGCATCGGTTGCTTATTGACCGGGAGGATTGGATCGTGGCCCCCGTCCCCGATGGGCCCAATGCCGTGGAAGTGCGTGAAAACGACAAAGAGGTGGCCATGGGAGTCCTTAAGATGTCAGTGGAAAGGGGGGACGCCATCGCGTTTTCGAAGGATGCCCGGGAAGCCACCCTGGATGCCGGCAAGGTCGTTTTTCCCCTGTTGTGGAGAAAGTGGAGGGAAGGGGATGCCTTTGTTCCATTGGGCATGGGCAATAAGAAAAAGCTAAGCGACTTCTTCATTGACAACAAAGTGCCCAGGACGGAAAAAGATGTGGCCACCGTTCTGGAAGCCAACGGGGAGGTCATTTGGGTAGTGGGCTACCGCATTGACGACCGGTACAAAACCACCCGCCAAACAAGGGAAGTCCTGCAATTCAGGGTGCGGCCACATTTATGA